In Vicia villosa cultivar HV-30 ecotype Madison, WI linkage group LG7, Vvil1.0, whole genome shotgun sequence, the DNA window attctaatatttttatttttaatattattctgTTTAATTTTAACACACATTCAATGTAAAATCTTCACCTTTGTTATACTAACCATTTTTTGTTAGTTGATTTTTAAttgtttaacatttttttttgtatttttctgcTGTTCGATAAAAATTTCCCCTACAATTTGAACGGTATTTTTTTTGTTACATAATACTCTTAAAGCTCTCCCTCCACCGTCTAACTTAAATTTAATTActtataacaatatataaaaataatttaaatttattttatttcttatataaaaataaattatgcaaATTTATTAATAAGTACTTATTTTAATACTTGCAAATAAGCTTCTAAACAGCAAATAGGCTATTATGGACACATACCCCCGTAAATTATAAAGAGACAAGAAATGTTGCAACTTGCAAGTTTTGGTTGTAATAAACGGGCAACTCAAATATAGAAAGCAATTGTTGCACAAGTCAGGAAAATGAAAAACGCGGAATAAAATTCCTGACTTTGTAACAAACGTGGCCACCCTAACAagaatttcttttttttacatttgtttttgttattgacACTTTCTGTTTCAGATTCACTCGCTTTTATTGTTGCTTTGTCATTTCTTCTAGTTACCCACCTAATCAACCTCATGCATATTTATTCACATTCAACTTTTCTTCCTTCTTCATAAAATCAAACCAACCAAGATTCTAATTCATTTCATTTCATATCTCATCTCCAGCGTTGAGAAAGTTACCATACAGATATGACAATTGGGTTCATGGAAGTTGTTCTTCTCAAAGCAAAGGGTCTCCAAGAATCTGATATCTTCGGTATTTAACTAATGTTTCCTTAGATTTATAacattttaaaattcatttttgttattgttatatGTTGTTCTGATTGATTTCAAACAATTGATAGCTCGCATGGATCCGTATGTTGTGTTACAAtacaaaaatcaagagaaaaagAGCAGCGTAGTTCATGGTTAATCCTTTCTCCCCATTCTCTCTCCCAAATTCATGAGATAGTTTTTTCACTATATATGAGTTTTGATTGCTTGTTGTATTCAATTCAATGATATGCAGAGGGTGGTAGCAATCTTGAATGGAATGAGAAATTTATATTCAGAGTGGAATACCCTGGATCGGGTGACCAATACAAGCTCAACCTTAAAATCATGGACAGAGATGTTTTTACTGCAGATGATTTTGTTGGCCAGGCCATGTAAGTCTTTATTTGCATTACATAACTCATCAATATTTTCTGAACTCCAGGGATTGACCTGTTGGTGAAGACTTGGGTTCTGAGAGCGTGTCCCTCTCAAGGTCTCAAGTTTTAATCCCCTAGGTGTTAACAATTTCTGTGTTAGGCTAATCCATTCAGAGCTTTAGCTCTCGCTTTAAATGGGGCCTTGCGAGTGACGGTGAGATTGGTCCCCATAGATTAGCACAGTTGTATAGCGAAATTTGAACAAATTGCTATTATCTGCTATTCATAATTGACAACATTGCATGAATGAATAAGGGTAACAGAAAGAGCAAAAATGATTAGGACTTTACACCAAAATCATGTCTCATGAGAGAATAAGATCATATAGTATATACTAGTactttttatttcttattctgattattgttaaaggatactttttattttttactgtCTTCAGAATCTATGTAAAAGATTTATTAGCGGAAGGAACAGAGAAAGGATCATCTGTGCTTCGTCCTCGCAAGTATAGTGTGGTTCGAGCGGACAATTCTTATTGCGGTGAGATCGAAGTTGGTATAAATTTCACTAGAAAGGTAAGTCATTTTCAAGTTAATAGCTTGAAAGTACTCATATTTCTTGTGATGCAAGCAATTACAAAATATAAAAAGCATGCTAGTTTTGATTTACACTGACAAATTTGTTCTGTGGAATCATGACAGGAAGAGGAATGTAGTGACGGCGAGTTTGGAGGATGGAAGGATAGTGAGTATTAAGTTCATTGTGCATCTGATGTAGGATTTGGaatggaagatgaagatgaagacaaACTTAGTACATTCTGTATACATTTGAATTAATGTGTATAGGAGTGATGAAAGCACTTGAAATTTAATTGAGACTATTGTTAATGAGTTTCTTCATTCAATGTGTAATCATGAAATGAATTAATCATATGAGCATTAattgaaatcttggacttttgaaGTCTTTTCTCCCCCTTAATTTGAACTCTTCTTTTTCTTCGAAATCTCAAAATATCTTTGTGTTTCCTCCTTCAACTTATATCCAAGTTCTAGAAATTGACTATACTAGCTTCATCTAAAATTGGACGAACAAAATAATCAATAATATCTACCTCTTTTGTTAAAATCTGTCccggttgtctatattgttgtcgTGAATATATGGTGTCCTATCAATGAACACGTCTAGAAAatgaagttattttttttggtttctaGAAAATACTTTAAAATCTAGTAGTAGCAATTATATTGAGCTCAGTCGCAGTAATGCCAACATCAATAAAAACTAATCCAACTATAGATGTAAACACAAACAACTTACaaaaataatgtaatttaatactaaaatcaaatcaaatttaaaattgaaacaagGAGTTCATACATACCTGACTGAATATTTTTCAATTCAACCAACTCATTTTCTAAATCAATGACTTTAAGAGATTTGATACAATTTTGAGTACAAATCAATTCAACCAACTCATTTTCTAAATTAATGATCTTAAGAGATTTGATACAATTTTGAGTTCAAATCAAAGCTTCAACGGTAGAGGAATTTAAAAAACTACGAAATGAATCAAGGACTTGACCTTCTATACTAAAAGTCAATTCAGAAGATACTGTAGATACAGGAAAAGACATGACATTTATTTGTTTTTCCTTTCCACCAAGTGAGAATGTTAAATGAATGTTAAATGTAAGAGAATCATCTTTTACACCATCCTCCAAATATTTTTCCAACTCATTTACTTGCCCTTTAAGTTGTTTTTTCCTCATATTCTttcttcatattcttcaatcttcaaccaCTTCACCATTTTCAGTTCTAGAATGAGAGACGGTGTTTAAAGACGAGGGCACTAGAACCACCATTATGAGAAACATGATACAAATTCACaacattaataaaaattaaacatccttttttttatttaaacaatattttaaattCCCACCGATATATTAAATTATACATAAAAAAATGTTCTTGTATTGATATCTAAAACATGATATTACGGGACAATGAAACATACAAAAAACCCTATGATATTAAACTACAATGAAACACCACTTATAAATGTACAAAAAGACTAGTAACAGTAAGCACCACTATCTAAAACATGTTATGACATTAAAGCTTGTGTAAATGCcattaaaaattacaaaaatctaTCATTTAAGAAATCAGAAAATTTCATTTTTCAAGACTTAACAGAGTCATTCTAGAAATTTGTAGATTTCATTAACACAGCCTCAAATTAATGTTTCTTAATTTCTAGAAAaacttgaaataaaaatattatagaataataataaaaataaaatctgatTTAAGAGGGAGACATAACTGTGGGAGAGTGGAAGGAAGCACAGCCTGTGAATTTGAAGGGGAAACAAAATGTGAGAGAGTCAAAGGAAGCACAGATTGTGAGAGAATGAGTGATGATTGTGAGATTTGAGCAGCCAAAATGAAGAATTAAGGTTAAATGTTCGAATCTTTACTAATATAcactcattttttatttataataaaaataataatacacatCAACATGTTCACAGATTTCAAAACTAAAATCCAATAACCAAACCAAATCTTTTCAGATTATTACAAGTTGGATTAAATATACCCATCAATAAATGGATTCGAGTTAGTTGATTCAATTTAGATAGGCAGATTTTCGCACATAGATCCGCACTCATGAACACATGAAATTTTCAAGAGAAAATCCGATTGACTATAAGCGAAACTGTCAAATACAATAAAAGATCTTACTAAATTGGACCCTAAAGGTACAAATTAAGAAAACTAAAAGTGAAAATTAATCATTAAATTGTACAATATTTTGACTCTTAAAAAAACAATTACCCGTTTAGTTCCTTAGCTTAACTTGTGTCCAAAGCTAACATTAGCCTACAACAAATATTGAAGGTTGGAAAGAATAATTATTCCTTTGCATTAAATTTTATCTACTTTAATCCAACCATTGAACTAGTCAATTTTACCGTTATTAATCGGTatataaatgacatgatgtaattTATAAATATGTAACGAGAAAATGCCCAACACCATTAATTTCTTATATCATACTCTATTATATACAGTAA includes these proteins:
- the LOC131620934 gene encoding 16 kDa phloem protein 1 translates to MTIGFMEVVLLKAKGLQESDIFARMDPYVVLQYKNQEKKSSVVHEGGSNLEWNEKFIFRVEYPGSGDQYKLNLKIMDRDVFTADDFVGQAIIYVKDLLAEGTEKGSSVLRPRKYSVVRADNSYCGEIEVGINFTRKEEECSDGEFGGWKDSEY